A part of Pararhizobium sp. A13 genomic DNA contains:
- a CDS encoding ABC transporter substrate-binding protein: MKHLLATTSLAFGLLALGNAASAAECGDVTIASMNWQSAEVLASLDKFILTEGYGCNAEIIVGDTVPTITSMIEKGEPDVAPEGWVDLLPDVVNRGIEEGKLVGAAVALSDGGVQGWWIPKYIADAHPDIKTIDDALKHPELFPDPEDKSKGAVHNGPQGWGGTVVTSQLYKAYGGEAANFSLLDTGSAAGLDGSIAKAYEGKEGWVGYYWAPTALLGKYAMVKLEHGVPADAAEWKRCNTVAECADPKKNDWPKDKVQTLVTKSFADRAGEDVMAYLNKRAWTNDTVNGLMAWMTDNQASGDDGAKHFLKENEALWTPWVSPEAAEKIKAAL, encoded by the coding sequence ATGAAACATCTCCTTGCAACGACCAGCCTTGCCTTCGGCCTGCTGGCGCTCGGCAACGCGGCCTCGGCAGCCGAATGCGGCGACGTGACGATCGCCAGCATGAACTGGCAGAGCGCCGAGGTTCTGGCGAGCCTCGACAAGTTCATTCTCACCGAAGGCTACGGCTGTAACGCGGAAATCATCGTCGGTGATACCGTGCCGACGATCACCTCGATGATCGAAAAGGGCGAGCCGGACGTCGCTCCGGAAGGTTGGGTCGATCTGCTCCCCGACGTCGTCAATCGCGGCATTGAGGAAGGAAAGCTGGTCGGCGCAGCGGTGGCGTTGTCCGATGGCGGCGTGCAGGGCTGGTGGATTCCGAAATACATCGCTGACGCCCACCCCGATATAAAGACGATCGACGACGCATTGAAGCATCCTGAACTCTTCCCGGACCCGGAAGACAAGAGCAAGGGCGCCGTGCACAACGGTCCGCAGGGTTGGGGCGGCACGGTTGTCACCTCGCAGCTCTACAAGGCTTATGGCGGCGAAGCTGCCAACTTCAGCCTGCTGGACACCGGCTCCGCCGCCGGCCTCGACGGTTCGATCGCCAAGGCCTACGAAGGCAAGGAAGGCTGGGTCGGTTATTACTGGGCGCCGACGGCACTCCTTGGCAAATATGCGATGGTCAAGCTTGAGCACGGTGTTCCGGCGGACGCGGCCGAATGGAAACGCTGCAACACGGTTGCCGAATGTGCGGATCCGAAGAAGAACGACTGGCCGAAGGACAAGGTCCAGACGCTGGTTACCAAGAGCTTTGCCGACCGCGCCGGCGAGGATGTCATGGCCTATCTCAACAAGCGTGCCTGGACGAACGATACGGTCAACGGTCTGATGGCCTGGATGACCGACAACCAGGCAAGCGGTGACGATGGCGCCAAGCATTTCCTAAAGGAAAACGAAGCACTTTGGACGCCGTGGGTCTCTCCGGAGGCTGCCGAGAAGATCAAGGCTGCTCTCTGA
- a CDS encoding uracil-DNA glycosylase, whose product MISSDRMTPAELAALLHFHAEAGVEWLLERDPVDRFAEFAQAKAARGNIGSQAVQKTQTSAQSDTPRPSTNRDTSSPSGNRMAAAPAAVPQMAIPDEQAIAEARFAAESARSLGELKSAMEAFSGCNLRNSARNMVFADGNPSSGIMVIGPMPNGDDDRDGIPFSGKQGQMLDRMLAAIGLDRTSVLLTNVIPWRPPGNRVPSPRETDICRPFIERQIMLAEPRHLLILGNFAGRFFFGGNDTIHHMRGEWRDIAVGGTTVPALATLHPQDLMSAPASKRLAWQDLLAFRARIRG is encoded by the coding sequence ATGATCTCCAGCGACAGGATGACCCCGGCCGAACTTGCCGCCCTTCTGCATTTCCATGCGGAAGCGGGCGTCGAATGGCTGCTGGAACGGGATCCCGTCGATCGTTTCGCCGAGTTCGCGCAAGCAAAAGCGGCGCGTGGCAACATCGGCTCGCAAGCCGTGCAAAAAACGCAGACCTCCGCACAGAGCGACACGCCACGCCCATCAACAAACCGGGACACGTCCAGCCCGTCTGGCAATCGCATGGCCGCGGCACCGGCCGCCGTCCCGCAAATGGCCATCCCCGACGAGCAGGCCATCGCCGAGGCCCGTTTCGCGGCCGAGTCGGCCCGCTCGCTCGGCGAATTGAAGAGCGCCATGGAGGCATTTTCGGGCTGCAACCTCAGAAACAGCGCTCGCAACATGGTGTTTGCCGACGGAAACCCGTCGTCCGGGATCATGGTGATCGGCCCGATGCCGAACGGCGACGACGACCGGGACGGCATTCCCTTTTCCGGAAAGCAGGGACAGATGCTGGACCGCATGCTGGCGGCGATCGGGCTTGACCGGACGTCCGTGCTGCTCACCAACGTCATTCCCTGGCGGCCACCGGGAAACCGGGTGCCCTCGCCGCGCGAGACCGATATCTGCCGGCCATTCATCGAGCGCCAGATCATGCTCGCCGAGCCCCGGCATCTGCTCATTCTCGGCAATTTCGCCGGCCGTTTCTTCTTCGGCGGCAACGACACCATCCACCACATGCGCGGCGAATGGCGCGATATCGCAGTTGGCGGCACAACCGTTCCTGCCCTTGCCACGCTGCATCCGCAGGATCTGATGTCGGCCCCAGCCAGCAAGCGACTCGCCTGGCAGGACCTGCTGGCGTTTCGCGCCCGGATTCGTGGTTAA
- a CDS encoding L,D-transpeptidase, with protein MSLTRRGLLLSISGLLSGCTVSGPSHRANYAALSDERFPLPAMPLERIKPELRRQEVVYETQYDAGTIVIDTPARRLYYVLGEGRAMRYGIGVGREGYALAGSAYIGRKAEWPSWTPTGNMIRRDPERNLRYAGGVSGGPHNPLGARAVYLYRNGKDTMFRIHGTNQPQTIGQAMSSGCVRMLNHDVVDLYERVAVGGRVIVLQA; from the coding sequence ATGTCGCTCACCCGCCGTGGCCTGCTTCTGAGCATATCTGGTCTTCTTTCCGGCTGTACCGTCAGCGGACCGAGCCATCGCGCCAACTATGCTGCCTTGTCGGACGAACGGTTCCCGTTGCCTGCCATGCCACTTGAAAGGATCAAGCCGGAATTGCGGCGGCAGGAGGTGGTTTACGAGACCCAATATGACGCCGGCACCATCGTCATCGATACGCCGGCGCGCCGGCTCTATTATGTTCTCGGCGAGGGAAGGGCGATGCGCTACGGCATCGGCGTCGGGCGCGAGGGCTATGCGCTCGCAGGTTCGGCCTATATCGGACGCAAGGCGGAATGGCCGAGCTGGACGCCGACGGGCAACATGATCCGCCGCGATCCCGAGCGGAACTTGAGATATGCCGGCGGCGTGTCTGGTGGGCCGCACAATCCGCTCGGTGCCCGCGCCGTCTATCTCTACCGGAACGGCAAGGACACCATGTTCCGCATCCACGGCACCAACCAACCGCAGACCATTGGCCAGGCCATGTCGAGCGGCTGCGTCCGCATGCTCAATCATGATGTTGTCGATCTCTATGAACGCGTCGCGGTCGGCGGCCGGGTGATCGTGCTGCAGGCCTGA
- a CDS encoding electron transfer flavoprotein-ubiquinone oxidoreductase, whose product MSDAMELPERESMEFDVVIVGAGPAGLSAAIRLKQVNPELSIVVLEKGAEVGAHILSGAVVDPIGIDRLLPGWRSEEGHPFKTEVTDDQFLLLGPAGSIRLPNFAMPPLMNNHGNYIVSLGLVCRWLAEKAEALGVEIYPGFAATEVLYNESGAVIGVATGDMGIEKNGEPGPNFARGMELLGKYTLIGEGVRGSLAKQLIAKYDLSRNREPQKFGIGIKELWQVKPENHKQGLVQHSFGWPLGMKTGGGSFLYHLEDNLVAVGFVVHLNYKNPYLYPFEEFQRFKTHPAIRGTFEGGKRLSYGARAITEGGYQSVPKLSFPGGALIGCSAGFVNVPRIKGSHNAVLSGILAAEKLADAIASGRANDEVIEIENGWRDSAIGQDLKRVRNVKPLWSKFGTAIGVALGGLDMWTNTLFGFSFFGTLKHGKTDAQSLEPASMHKPIAYPKPDGVLTFDRLSSVFLSNTNHEEDQPVHLKVKDMDLQKRSEHDIYAGPSTRYCPAGVYEWVEKDGQNVFVINAQNCVHCKTCDIKDPNQNINWVPPQGGEGPVYPNM is encoded by the coding sequence ATGAGCGACGCGATGGAATTGCCCGAGCGCGAAAGCATGGAATTCGACGTGGTGATCGTCGGCGCGGGTCCGGCCGGTCTTTCTGCCGCCATCCGTCTGAAACAGGTCAATCCGGAGCTTTCGATCGTCGTCCTCGAAAAGGGCGCCGAAGTCGGTGCGCATATCCTGTCGGGCGCCGTCGTCGATCCGATCGGCATCGACCGGCTGTTGCCCGGCTGGCGCTCGGAGGAGGGGCATCCCTTCAAGACCGAGGTGACGGACGACCAGTTCCTGCTGCTTGGCCCGGCCGGCTCGATCCGCCTGCCGAACTTCGCCATGCCGCCCTTGATGAACAATCACGGCAACTACATCGTCTCGCTCGGTCTCGTCTGTCGGTGGCTGGCCGAAAAGGCCGAAGCGCTGGGCGTCGAGATCTATCCGGGCTTTGCCGCGACCGAAGTGCTCTACAATGAGAGCGGTGCCGTCATCGGTGTCGCGACCGGCGACATGGGCATCGAGAAGAATGGCGAGCCGGGTCCGAATTTCGCGCGCGGCATGGAACTGCTCGGCAAATATACGCTGATCGGCGAGGGCGTGCGTGGATCGCTCGCCAAGCAGCTGATCGCCAAATACGATCTTTCCAGGAACCGCGAACCGCAAAAATTCGGCATCGGCATCAAGGAACTCTGGCAGGTCAAGCCCGAGAACCACAAGCAGGGTCTGGTGCAGCACTCCTTCGGCTGGCCGCTCGGCATGAAGACCGGCGGCGGCTCGTTCCTCTATCATCTCGAAGACAATCTGGTCGCCGTCGGCTTCGTCGTCCACCTCAACTACAAGAACCCCTATCTCTATCCCTTCGAGGAATTCCAGCGCTTCAAGACGCATCCGGCCATCCGCGGCACCTTCGAGGGCGGCAAGCGCCTGTCCTATGGCGCCCGCGCCATCACCGAAGGTGGCTATCAGTCGGTGCCGAAACTCTCCTTCCCGGGCGGTGCGCTGATCGGCTGTTCCGCCGGCTTCGTCAACGTGCCGCGCATCAAGGGCAGCCACAACGCTGTGCTGTCCGGCATCCTCGCTGCCGAAAAGCTTGCGGACGCGATCGCCAGCGGCCGGGCCAATGACGAGGTCATCGAGATCGAGAACGGCTGGCGCGACAGCGCCATCGGCCAGGATCTGAAGAGGGTCCGCAACGTCAAGCCACTGTGGTCGAAGTTCGGCACCGCGATCGGCGTCGCGCTCGGCGGCCTCGACATGTGGACGAATACGCTGTTCGGCTTCTCCTTCTTCGGCACACTGAAGCACGGAAAAACCGACGCGCAGTCGCTGGAACCGGCGTCGATGCACAAGCCGATCGCCTATCCGAAACCCGACGGCGTCTTGACCTTCGACCGCCTCTCCTCGGTGTTCCTGTCAAACACCAACCACGAGGAAGACCAGCCGGTGCATCTGAAGGTCAAGGACATGGACCTGCAGAAGCGCTCCGAGCACGACATCTACGCCGGACCTTCCACCCGCTACTGTCCGGCCGGTGTCTACGAATGGGTGGAAAAGGACGGGCAAAACGTCTTCGTCATCAACGCCCAGAACTGCGTCCACTGCAAGACCTGCGACATCAAGGATCCCAACCAGAACATCAACTGGGTGCCGCCGCAGGGCGGCGAAGGGCCGGTCTATCCGAATATGTGA
- a CDS encoding Hsp70 family protein, whose protein sequence is MAKALGFDFGTTNSVLAASHGDATQSLSFTSAAGTNDSMRTALSFMKHAQLGAAAVKIEAGQAAIQQFIDNPGEARFLQSIKTFAASPLFQGTLIFARRHGFEDLMRSFLTRIADYAGDGWKQDYGRIVVGRPVRFAGSNPDESLALERYDRALSSFDFPEVHYVYEPVAAAFYFAQNLKKDATVLVADFGGGTTDYSIIRFESHGGELTAVPVGHSGVGVAGDHFDFRIIDNVVSPLIGKGSQFKSFDKLLDVPSSYYANFGRWNQLSIFKTLKDFTDLKQLVRSAVEPEKLEAFVDLVEHDEGYPLYQAVSAAKMWLSREEETEFYFAPLGERSRQTVRRSDFESWIAPDLARIEEALDEVLMTTNTPAGSIDKVFLTGGTSFVPAIRRLFENRFASDRIESGGELLSIAHGLALIGERDDIERWTAMAA, encoded by the coding sequence ATGGCAAAGGCCCTCGGCTTCGATTTCGGCACCACCAATTCCGTGCTCGCCGCCTCGCATGGCGACGCGACGCAATCGCTGAGCTTTACCAGCGCGGCCGGAACCAATGATTCCATGCGCACCGCCCTGTCCTTCATGAAGCACGCGCAGCTGGGTGCTGCGGCAGTGAAGATCGAGGCCGGACAGGCGGCGATCCAGCAGTTCATCGACAATCCCGGCGAAGCGCGTTTCCTGCAATCGATCAAGACCTTTGCCGCGAGCCCCCTCTTCCAGGGCACGCTGATCTTTGCCCGGCGCCATGGCTTCGAGGACCTGATGCGGTCTTTCCTCACCCGGATCGCCGACTATGCGGGCGATGGCTGGAAACAGGATTACGGCCGCATCGTCGTCGGCCGGCCGGTGCGTTTCGCCGGCAGCAACCCGGACGAATCGCTGGCGCTGGAACGGTACGACCGGGCGCTGTCCTCGTTCGACTTTCCCGAGGTTCATTATGTCTACGAGCCGGTGGCGGCGGCGTTTTACTTTGCCCAGAACCTGAAGAAGGATGCGACCGTGCTGGTCGCCGACTTCGGCGGCGGCACGACGGACTATTCGATCATCCGCTTCGAAAGCCACGGGGGAGAGCTGACGGCCGTGCCGGTCGGCCATTCCGGCGTTGGCGTCGCCGGCGATCATTTCGACTTCCGCATCATCGACAATGTCGTTTCGCCGCTGATCGGTAAGGGCAGCCAGTTCAAGAGCTTCGACAAGCTGCTCGACGTGCCCTCCAGCTACTATGCCAATTTCGGCCGCTGGAACCAGCTGTCGATCTTCAAGACGCTGAAGGATTTTACCGATCTGAAGCAGCTGGTGCGCTCGGCCGTCGAGCCGGAAAAGCTCGAGGCCTTCGTCGATCTCGTCGAGCACGATGAGGGCTACCCGCTGTACCAGGCGGTCTCCGCCGCCAAGATGTGGCTGTCGCGCGAGGAGGAAACCGAGTTTTACTTCGCGCCGCTCGGCGAAAGGAGCCGGCAGACGGTGCGCCGCAGCGATTTCGAAAGCTGGATCGCGCCCGACCTGGCGCGGATCGAGGAGGCGCTGGACGAGGTTCTGATGACGACGAACACACCCGCCGGCAGCATCGACAAGGTGTTTTTGACCGGTGGCACGTCCTTCGTGCCCGCCATTCGCCGCCTTTTCGAAAACCGCTTCGCCAGCGACCGCATCGAAAGCGGCGGCGAACTGCTGTCGATCGCCCATGGATTGGCGCTGATCGGCGAGCGCGACGATATAGAACGCTGGACGGCGATGGCTGCCTGA